One window of the Calditrichota bacterium genome contains the following:
- a CDS encoding rod shape-determining protein (functions in MreBCD complex in some organisms) translates to MGFSLFSDLMINDIAIDLGTANTLIYIKGKGIVVDEP, encoded by the coding sequence TCTCTTTTTTCGGATTTAATGATTAACGATATTGCGATTGACCTGGGAACAGCAAATACACTCATTTACATAAAAGGCAAAGGCATTGTTGTCGACGAACCCT